From a region of the Phaseolus vulgaris cultivar G19833 chromosome 6, P. vulgaris v2.0, whole genome shotgun sequence genome:
- the LOC137830911 gene encoding receptor-like protein EIX2 — translation MVCFSLQFCVLLLLLYAVTFQKGACSTNMKLSCNEKDRSPLLLFKHSVKDHSNKLSSWSNGEDCCAWKGVVCDNTTGRVTRLDLNQQNLEGEISLSLLQIEFLTYLDLSLNDFTGLTLPPILNESLPLHFNSSNLELLDLSFNEDLHLNNLQWLSQLSSLKFLDLSEINLQNETNWLQTMSMHPSLLELKLASCHLVDMSPFVKFVNFTSLLTLDLSGNYFDSELPYWLFNISSDIFHIDLSFNYLKGRIPKSMLNLPNLKSLRLANNKLTGPIPDWLGEHEGLQQLVLSENSFEGPFPSTLGNLSSLTELGVSSNSLSGNLTANIGQLFNLRTLFIGGSLSGVISEKHFSKLFNLESLVLNSGFSFDIDPKWIPPFQLREIGLKNTSLGPTFPEWLYTQRRLGTIDFSHSRLSSINADKFWSFAAKIRAINLSYNAISADLSNVTINSKYIWLGHNNFTGTLPRISANVFFISLENNFLSGSISPFLCHKFSRKSALGYLDVSYNLLTGVIPDCWENVRGLTFLFIGNNKLEGEIPPSIGLLNETIVMDFNKNNLSGEFSLDLSNMKSLVCINLGNNCFSGVVPSKMPESMQVMILRSNQFSSNFPQQICNLPSLIQLDVSQNKLFGSIPPCVFNISSMDGERRIIHFGFNLDLFWKGRELGYRDIGLLRNLDLSSNNLSGEIPRELFGLTQLLFLNLSRNHLTGKIPMEIGGMKNLESLDLSNNHLSGTISEAISKLTFLSYLNMSYNDFTGQIPLGTQLQSFDAWSYVGNSKLCGLPLSKNCSILGVGDRRVQGGANKSEIESLYLGMGVGFAVGLWGVWASLFLNTAWRHKYVLLLDHVADWLYVFIVLKINKFVR, via the coding sequence ATGGTTTGCTTCTCGTTACAATTTTGTGTTTTACTACTTTTGCTGTATGCAGTAACGTTTCAGAAAGGTGCCTGTAGTACAAATATGAAGCTTAGTTGCAATGAAAAAGATAGATCTCCATTGCTGCTCTTCAAACACAGTGTGAAAGATCATTCCAACAAGCTCTCCTCTTGGTCCAATGGAGAAGATTGTTGTGCATGGAAAGGGGTGGTGTGTGATAACACCACAGGGAGAGTCACAAGACTTGATCTTAACCAACAAAACTTGGAAGGTGAAATCAGCCTATCTCTACttcaaattgaatttttgaCCTACTTGGACTTGAGCTTGAATGACTTTACAGGTTTAACTCTTCCACCTATCCTTAATGAATCACTACCTTTACATTTCAACTCCTCTAACCTTGAACTCTTGGACTTATCCTTCAATGAAGATCTTCATTTGAACAATCTTCAATGGCTTTCTCAACTTTCTTCATTGAAATTTCTCGATCTCAGTGAGATTAATCTTCAAAATGAAACAAACTGGCTTCAAACCATGTCCATGCATCCTTCTTTGTTGGAGTTGAAATTGGCAAGTTGTCATTTAGTCGACATGAGCCCTTTTGTCAAGTTTGTGAATTTTACATCACTTCTCACTCTTGACTTGTCTGGGAATTACTTTGACTCTGAGTTGCCTTATTGGTTGTTTAATATTAGCAGTGATATTTTCCACATTGACCTTAGCTTCAACTATTTGAAGGGTAGAATCCCCAAGAGCATGCTAAATCTTCCAAATCTTAAATCTTTGAGATTGGCAAACAATAAACTTACTGGACCAATTCCGGATTGGTTAGGGGAACATGAAGGCCTGCAACAACTTGTTCTTTCTGAAAACTCGTTTGAGGGTCCCTTTCCTTCAACTCTTGGAAACCTTTCATCCTTAACCGAATTAGGTGTTAGCTCCAACTCCTTGAGTGGTAATCTTACAGCCAACATTGGCCAACTCTTTAACTTGAGGACCTTGTTCATTGGAGGTTCATTGTCTGGTGTTATATCTGAGAAGCACTTTTCCAAACTCTTTAACTTAGAATCACTTGTCTTGAATTCAGGCTTTTCTTTTGACATTGATCCTAAATGGATTCCTCCTTTTCAACTTCGTGAAATTGGCTTGAAAAATACAAGTCTAGGTCCTACTTTTCCAGAATGGCTATACACACAAAGGAGACTAGGAACTATAGATTTTTCTCATTCCAGACTTTCTTCCATAAATGCAGACAAGTTTTGGAGTTTTGCAGCCAAAATCAGAGCCATTAACTTGTCCTACAACGCAATTAGTGCTGACTTGTCAAATGTCAcaataaattctaaatatatatGGTTGGGTCACAACAACTTCACAGGAACACTCCCACGTATATCAGCAAATGTCTTCTTTATTAGTTTGGAAAACAATTTCTTGTCTGGATCCATCTCTCCCTTTCTGTGCCATAAATTTAGCAGGAAAAGTGCATTGGGTTACTTGGATGTATCATATAATTTATTGACTGGAGTAATTCCCGATTGCTGGGAGAATGTGAGAGGTTTAACTTTCCTTTTCATTGGCAACAATAAGCTAGAAGGTGAGATTCCTCCATCAATTGGGCTGTTAAATGAAACCATTGTCATGGACTTTAACAAGAACAACTTGTCTGGGGAGTTTTCATTGGACTTGTCAAACATGAAATCCTTGGTATGCATCAACCTTGGAaacaattgtttttctggaGTTGTACCATCGAAGATGCCAGAGAGTATGCAAGTGATGATATTGAGATCCAACCAATTTAGTAGCAACTTTCCACAACAAATATGCAACCTCCCCTCTCTAATACAACTCGATGTCTCACAAAATAAACTTTTTGGATCTATTCCTCCTTGTGTCTTCAACATTTCTTCCATGGATGGTGAAAGAAGAATAATACATTTCGGATTTAATTTGGATTTGTTTTGGAAAGGTCGAGAGTTGGGGTATAGAGACATTGGGCTGCTGAGAAATTTGGATCTCTCATCAAACAATCTGTCTGGAGAGATCCCGAGAGAACTCTTTGGCCTCACTCAATTGTTGTTCTTGAACTTGtctagaaatcatttaacaggAAAGATACCAATGGAGATTGGTGGGATGAAAAATTTGGAGTCTCTTGATCTCTCCAACAATCACCTTTCAGGCACAATTTCCGAAGCAATCTCTAAACTAACTTTTCTGAGTTATCTCAATATGTCGTACAATGATTTCACTGGACAAATCCCATTGGGGACTCAACTTCAGAGTTTTGATGCATGGAGCTATGTTGGGAATTCCAAACTATGTGGACTTCCTTTGTCAAAAAATTGTTCGATCCTTGGTGTTGGTGACAGGAGAGTGCAAGGTGGTGCAAACAAGTCAGAAATTGAATCACTCTATCTGGGGATGGGAGTTGGATTTGCTGTTGGCTTATGGGGAGTGTGGGCTTCTTTGTTCCTCAACACAGCATGGAGACACAAATATGTTCTGCTCTTGGATCATGTTGCAGATTGGCTTTACGTGTTTATAGTTCTCAAGATCAATAAATTTGTTAGATGA
- the LOC137830912 gene encoding heat shock 70 kDa protein 17, with protein sequence MAWKVALAVLFSLALLFSPSQAAVLSVDLGSESLKVAVVNLKPGQSPISIAINEMSKRKSPALVSFNEGNRLLGEEAAGLAARYPQKVYSQTRDLLGKPYASAQKILNSMYLPFETKENFRGGMNLVADGGNENDSVYSPEELVAMVLGYAVNLAEFHAKIPIKDAVIAVPPYMGQAERRGLLAAAQLAGINVLSLINEHSGAALQYGIDKDFSNETRHVIFYDMGATSTYAALVYFSAYKGKEYGKSVSVNQFQVKDVRWNPELGGQHMELRLVEYFADQFNAQVGGGIDVRKFPKAMAKLKKQVKRTKEILSANTAAPISVESLHDDVDFRSTITREKFEELCEDIWEKSLLPVKEVLEHSGLSLEEIYAVELIGGATRVPKLQAKLQEFLGRKELDRHLDADEAIVLGAALHAANLSDGIKLNRKLGMVDGSLYGFVVELNGPELLKDESSRQLLVPRMKKVPSKMFRSVNHNKDFEVSLAYESGHHLPPGATAPEIARYQISGLTDASEKYSSRNLSSPIKASIHFSLSRSGILSLDRADAVIEITEWVEVPKKNLTIESSTISSNGSAESAAGNSSEGSNESIKTDSGISKTSNTSAEEQAAAELATEKKLKKRTFRVPLKIVEKITGLGMSLSEDFLTEVKKKLQVLDQKDTDRKRTAELKNNLEGYIYTTKEKIETLEDFEKVSTSAERQSFIEKLDQVQDWLYTDGEDANATEFQERLDQLKAVGDPIFLRLKELTARPAAVEQGRKYIDELKQIVEEWKVKKPWLPQERVDEVIKSSEKLKNWLDEKESEQKKASGFSEPAFTSEEVYLKVLDLQTKVASINRITKPKPKVQKPVKNETESNEQKTDDSNSTPTDSSSSSDSTADNSEETKEEETVTEQPEVHDEL encoded by the exons ATGGCGTGGAAGGTGGCGCTAGCTGTGCTGTTCTCCCTCGCGCTCTTGTTCTCTCCGTCGCAAGCCGCGGTTTTGAGCGTAGATCTAGGTTCCGAATCGTTGAAGGTGGCGGTGGTGAACCTGAAGCCCGGTCAATCTCCGATCTCGATCGCGATCAACGAGATGTCCAAACGGAAATCGCCGGCGCTGGTCTCCTTCAACGAAGGCAACCGCCTTCTCGGTGAGGAGGCGGCCGGCCTCGCCGCGCGCTACCCGCAGAAGGTCTATTCCCAAACGCGCGACCTCCTCGGGAAGCCCTATGCCTCCGCGCAGAAGATTCTTAACTCAATGTACCTCCCTTTCGAGACGAAGGAAAACTTCCGAGGCGGCATGAATTTAGTCGCGGACGGCGGAAACGAAAACGACAGTGTTTACTCCCCCGAGGAACTCGTTGCCATGGTGTTAGGTTACGCGGTGAATTTGGCGGAGTTTCACGCGAAGATTCCCATTAAGGACGCGGTGATCGCTGTGCCGCCGTATATGGGACAGGCCGAGCGGAGAGGGCTGCTTGCGGCGGCGCAGTTGGCGGGGATTAACGTTTTGTCTCTGATAAACGAGCATTCCGGTGCGGCGCTGCAGTACGGGATCGATAAGGACTTCTCGAACGAGACGAGGCACGTGATTTTCTATGACATGGGTGCTACTAGTACCTACGCTGCGCTTGTGTACTTCTCGGCGTACAAGGGTAAGGAGTATGGCAAGAGCGTGTCCGTGAACCAGTTTCAGGTGAAGGATGTGCGCTGGAACCCGGAGCTTGGTGGTCAGCACATGGAGTTGCGATTGGTGGAGTATTTTGCGGATCAGTTCAACGCGCAAGTTGGTGGTGGAATTGATGTGAGGAAGTTTCCCAAGGCCATGGCTAAATTGAAGAAGCAGGTTAAGCGAACTAAAGAGATTCTTAGTGCGAATACCGCTGCTCCTATTTCCGTTGAATCGCTTCATGATGACGTCGACTTCag GAGCACTATTACCCGTGAGAAATTTGAAGAGCTCTGTGAAGACATTTGGGAAAAATCACTTTTACCTGTGAAAGAGGTGCTTGAGCATTCTGGTCTTTCATTGGAAGAAATATATGCGGTGGAGTTAATTGGAGGTGCCACCAGAGTGCCAAAATTACAg GCTAAGCTTCAAGAATTCCTTGGGAGAAAAGAGCTTGATAGGCATCTTGATGCTGATGAAGCAATAGTTCTTGGTGCAGCTCTGCATGCTGCAAATTTAAGTGATGGGATTAAATTAAACCGCAAACTAGGAATGGTTGATGGTTCCTTGTACGGATTTGTGGTTGAGTTGAATGGTCCTGAACTTTTAAAAGATGAAAGCTCTAGGCAGTTACTTGTACCACGAATGAAGAAAGTCCCGAGTAAG ATGTTTAGATCCGTTAATCATAACAAAGATTTTGAAGTTTCACTAGCTTATGAAAGTGGGCATCATTTGCCTCCTGGTGCTACCGCTCCTGAAATTGCTCGATACCAGATATCTGGTTTGACAGATGCAAGTGAGAA ATACTCATCTCGGAATCTGTCATCCCCCATCAAGGCAAGCATACATTTTTCTCTTAGTAGAAGTGGAATTCTTTCTCTCGATAGGGCAGATGCTGTTATTGAAATAACAGAGTGGGTGGAAGTTCCTAAGAAGAATTTGACCATTGAGAGTTCAACCATTTCATCAAATGGTTCGGCTGAATCTGCTGCTGGAAATAGTTCTGAGGGAAGCAATGAAAGCATCAAAACTGACAGTGGGATTAGTAAGACATCCAACACTAGTGCAGAGGAGCAAGCTGCCGCTGAGCTTGCTACAGAGAAGAAGCTGAAAAAGCGGACCTTTAGGGTGCCATTAAAG ATTGTTGAGAAGATAACTGGACTTGGAATGTCTCTGTCAGAAGATTTTCTTACTGAAGTCAAAAAGAAATTGCAAGTACTAGACCAAAAAGATACAGACAGAAAAAGAACAGctgagttaaaaaataatttggaagGATATATATATACTACTAAGGAAAAG ATTGAAACTCTTGaggattttgaaaaagtttCTACAAGTGCGGAACGTCAGTCTTTCATTGAGAAGCTTGATCAG GTGCAAGATTGGTTGTATACAGATGGTGAAGATGCCAATGCCACAGAGTTTCAAGAGCGTCTAGATCAGTTAAAAGCTGTTGGAGATCCAATTTTCTTAAG GTTAAAAGAGCTTACAGCTCGTCCAGCAGCAGTTGAGCAAGGTCGTAAGTATATTGATGAGTTGAAACAG ATTGTTGAAGAGTGGAAAGTAAAGAAGCCTTGGCTTCCGCAAGAAAGAGTAGATGAG GTTATCAAAAGTtctgaaaaattaaagaattggTTGGACGAAAAAGAATCTGAGCAAAAGAA GGCTTCTGGATTCAGTGAGCCAGCATTTACATCCGAAGAAGTATATTTAAAGGTGCTTGATCTGCAAACCAAG GTTGCCAGTATTAACAGAATTACCAAGCCCAAGCCTAAGGTTCAGAAGCCTGTAAAGAATGAAACAGAGAGCAATGAACAGAAAACGGATGATTCCAATTCTACCCCAACAGACagttcctcttcaagtgattcaACTGCTGACAATTCAGAAGagacaaaagaagaagaaactgTTACCGAGCAACCCGAAGTTCATGATGAGCTATGA